The segment GCGCCGCCATGTCTTGATCGGAGCACTCTATGACAACCGTCTTGATGGTCTCCTTATTGAGCAGTTTGTGAGCCCGCCATCGGCGCTCCCCAGCCACCAGCTGATATGTATCGGCAACTCGACGAACCGTCACAGCCTGAAGCAATCCGACTTCTCCGATTGAGCGTGCCAGTTCCGACAGCTTCGTCTCATTGAATTGACGGCGGGGCTGCCAAGGATTCGGAGCGATGGCGTCAACCGCTATATCCGTCACCGTGCCTTGCTTCTCCAACTCCTCGATTCGTAGCTGAGCAACTGCCAACGCACTTGTAATTCCCGGCATCGTCTGGGGGCCGCGCGAGGGCTTTTTCGCTTCACCTTTGAAGTCCGCCGGCGTCGCCAAATTCGCAGTCTTTGCCAACAACTGATCGCGGATATTGGTCATACTGCTGACTCCTTCCAAGTTTTCACAAACATGTCGTCCAGCCACTTTGCGTACTGCATCATTGGTTGTTTCACACGCTGCAGGGACTTCGCACTTGAATGAGTGCTCACAATGTCTAACGCAGTCGAGAATGAAAGCGCACCGCCGCTCATCACCGAACTAGCCGGAATCTCGAACGGATCGAGCCAACGGCCATAGGCGCTCTGGGCCCACTGCCGGACTACGGGCGCCGAAGATGTTTTCCCGTAATCAACCCGGGACAGCAGAACGGAAATGAAGTCATAGACCTTATCTTCTTCATACGGAAGAAAATCTTCGGCAACGTCCGAGAAGAGACGCCAGAACGCGAGCGAGCTGATGAAGTCCAGATTCTCGGGAATCATCGGCATAACCAACGCGTCAGCAGCAAGGAGCGCATTCAAATTCATGTACGACAAAGAAGGGGACGTGTCGATCAGGATGTAATCGTATTGTGCCCGCAACGGCTCCAGTCCTTCCCGCAACACAGACCAGAATCTGTAACCCTGCATTGTTTTTTGCCGCGCAGGCAACAGGAATTCCGCGCCATAGAGAAAAGTGTGGCCGGGGATGACGTCCATACCATCCCAGTAGGTTGACTGAACCCTTGCCCCAAGTCCTCCTTCTACGTTCTGGTCATAGATGTACGGAAGAACCGTATCTTCGCCGGTGATCTCCTTCTCGGCGTAGAGACCGCACAACTCCGATGCAGAAGCCTGAGGATCAAGATCAATCAACAAAACTTTGCGGCCAAAGAGGGTAAGGGCCTGCGCCAAACAAACTGTCGTCGTCGTCTTCGCCGAGCCTCCCTTGAGTTGTGCCGTGGTCAGCACTTTGCCTCGGAAGCTCTCCCTACCTTCCTCAAGACGCGTCTGATAGATGTCCGATGCCAACTTAATCCATATCCGGGCCTCAGCCAGAGTAAATGTCCGGCTACGCCCTGTACCATTCAGTGTTCCGGTGGGAAGCCCTGAATCAGCCTTTGTTGCGAGATATTGAATCTGCTGCCGCGTCAGATTACACATCTCGGCGAGTTCGCTGATCGTATAGATCGGAGCTTCTTTGCGCGGACGCGGCGCGAGAATCTGCTCGCGAAGGTTGTCAGAAAACGGGGCAAGGTTATCCGCAAAATCTGCAACTTCGCGCAGGGTGACCCTTCGGTCCTCCATCGGTAGCGTACCTACGTGTGCCATTCTGCACTTCTCCATGTTTTGACGTTGAAGCGCAGAATACACGAAAGTGTGCAAATAGTCCTTGTGCCGCGTAGATTTTCATGTTTTTCAAGCAACTTACCAACTAGGTCACTGATCTTTATAAGCTTTTATCGCAACCGCGGCACGTCAACCTCGTATTTCCACTTGAATCGGCCAAGCTAGCAAGGGAGGGAAGCGCTGCCCCAAAAACCGCAGCCGTTAGACACTGTGCACAAAAAGCACCCTGTCGGGGCGCTTTTTGTGCACAGTTATATTTTCTTTATAATCAAATAGTTAATAAGGGTTAATAGCGTCGGACCAGGGTCAATTCATCGGCTCCGATGCAATGCTGTTAGTTAGCTTTTTTAATACATAAACTTACCTACTTACAAACAGGTCAAAGAAATTCCTTACAAATCAAGGAGAGAGCCTGTGGATAGAGGCGGTTTTTGTGAAGACTGGGACGGTTTTTGTGCGCTCATGGACGGAATTTGGGACCTGAAGGACGGAGATTGTGAAAACCCGGTGGAAATTGTGTTCTCACAGGGTGGTTTTTGTGCCGAATCCCCTTCGGACAGCCTTTTGCAGCCTTGCGGTATTCCCGCCGACCACGGGGTGGTTTTTGTGTTGACACACATTGCGTCCCTGCTAGAGTGCCCGGCATGGAGTTGAACTGAATGGAAAACCAGAACCTTCCCGTCACCCCGCACCAGCTTGCCCTGGACATCTATGAAGATATGTCCGGGCAAGGCTCGTCTATCAGCGACTCGACGAGGGACATTGGTTTTCTCCGGAACAACATCTTTACGCGAGTAGGCGGGCTTGGTATTGCCGCTCGCCGCGTGCTGGATGCAGCCTATTTCCTTGTTGCAGCCAAGGCACCGGACGAACTGATTGACGACAAGGTCTACACCTTCACCGCCGAGATCAACTACTTCAAGTGGTTAATGCGATATGACAGCCGAAACCATAGCCATCTGATCGCCCAGATGAGGGCTGCGGCCAAGGCTCGTGTCGAAATCATGACAGCGCCATCAATCGAGGAGCTGACCGAGAAAGACGCATGGGGGACGATAAGTCTGCTTGGCGACTGCTACATCGATCGCAATCTGGTTTGTGTGTTGCTTTCGGGGCGGGTGATTAAGTACCTCATCAGCCCGTACAAGGCTCATTGGCTCAGCTTACGAGCGTCAACGGCGTTTTCCCTCTCACTCTCGAGAGCGATTTACGACCGGCTGATACCGTGCGAAGGCCCCGGGGTGACTGAATGGTTTGCCTACGAAGAAGTTTTGGAGTGGCCCGGCAAAGTTGGCGAATCCAGAAAGGAAGTGAAGGAATTCAAGAAGCGATTTCTTGAGCCAGCGATCAGTCAGCTAAACGAAGTCTCCGACTTTGATGTTAGTTGGGAACCGAATGGTGACCGACTTCCACCTGAAAAACTAAGAATTCGGTTTCGCTTTACGAAGAAACAAGGAGCTGATGCGGCACGCGCCGGCATCGACGATTCGATGTACCTCATCCTCCACGACGAGTTTGCGTTCGGTACACAGGAGTTCGAGCGCATTGCCCAGAACCGGGCTGAGTGGACCGACGAACGACTCATGCAGGCTATTGAGTACACGCGGCATCGAATAACCGAAGGGAAGGTCACTTCCAGCCCAAAGGGTTATCTGTGGAAAGCGCTCATCGGAAACTATCGCATCGGTGAAGCCGACAGGAAAATGGCGTTAGTCCAGGCGAATCTCCTTGAGAACAGCAGGAACGAAGCTCGTTCACGCAGCACAGCTCAAGCTAAGCTGGATGCCAACCTTGAAGCGCAGAACGAAGCCGCCAAGGCAAAAATCGCGAATGAAGCGAAGCTTGGGCGCGAGTTCTTCGAGGCTGCCGACCTTGGCACTCAACGAGAGCTATTCCACTCGTTTGTCAGAGGCCTCATGCCTCAGCGTTTGATCGAAAAGCAGGGGCTAAAGCGTGAGAAGTTGAATCCGCAGAATATCCTCACGGAAGATCGAGTCGTCGCAGACTCTTTTTGTACACACGTTTTCGCGAAGAGAAAAAAGATGAACGCGAGTTTGTCGACGCGGCGCGAAATTTCCGCCTGATCTTCTTCCCATCCGAAGTCGAGACTGGACTTATCGCTTGCGATCACCCGCATGCGCATTGACCTTCCAAATCAGTCTCGATCGCAGGCCATCCTGCCTATCTTCGAGTTCATGTCAACTCAGTCTCGTACTTCTTTCTGCGGCTCAATTGAGGCGCTTGCGCGGGTGTACGCCGGGCACTAGCAATTTAACCCTTGCCCGAGACTGCTTCTCCCCATGGGGCCATCGGGCTGTCCTGTAAGCGTGGCACCAGCGACATCTTGACTGGAGATCGCGATTGTCAGACTGGTTTGCGGAGTCGATCGGCGACGACTCACGGGGCGAGCTCTTCGATGCGGTTAATTGCATGGTCGGCGATTCGTACGAGCACATAGCGCAGGTATGCTTCAGGATCGATGCCGCTGAGTTTTGCGGAGCCAACGAGGCTGTAGATGGAAGCGGCACGTTTGCCGCCTGAGTCTGCTCCAGCAAACAGATAGTTACGTCGACCTATGGCCACCCCGCGTAGCGCGCTCGACTGGCAGATTGTCAATTTCGAGCTGGCCGTCATCGCAATAGCGTGTGAGCGTTTCCCACCGGTTCAACGCATAAAATATCGCCCGACTCGTATCCGATTTGCACGAGAGAGTTTCCAGCGTTGTTGTGAGCCACTCACGGACTCGCTCGAGTAACGACCGTGCGTGTTCTTGGCGATAGGCGCAGCGCTCGTCGGGCGGTTTGCCCCTGATCGTTTCCTCAGTCCTGTATAGCGCGCCGATCCGCTCGAGCGCTTCGGTGTTCAATGCATTGGGGCGCGCTGCGTGAAATTCGTAGAATTGCCGTCGGGCGTGTGCCCAACAGGCTGCCTCCTTGACGCGCCCGGTTTCGTAGATGGCCTAGTAGCCACCGTATGCGTCGGCTTGCAGCGTACCGTTGAACGACTCGAGGTGCTGCTGCGGATGGATCCCCTTGGCGCTTCATCGTCATCGTAGAACAGGTCGTCGCACACGATCACCGATTCACAGGAGGACTGCCTGCTGCAAAAGCTCCAGCGCCTTCAGTTCGTCCAGTCGACCCGTCCGTGCTTTTCCTGCCAGCGTCTTGATCAATGCTTCCGCGACGGGCGCGATACCGTTAAGATTGTCCAGGCTAGTCACGGTCGCGGGGAGCGACACGGAAGATTGCGGCGTGACTGCGGCGGCTGGAAGCGACCCAGAGGTCTCCCGTGTGGCTGCCGGCGCCTCGCCATCGCGTTCTTCTGGTGAGAGGCCCGCAGGCACGTCATGGACACCACTTTCATGTTCCTGATACTTGGTGGCTACTGGTTGTCTTTCCGCCGCGACATCCGCTGAAGTCAGCGGGGCGCTTTCTGGACCCGTCCGGGCCGCAGTCCGCGCACGACCAGTATGCGCCCTCGCATCTGCGGGTTTCCCTCGCACACCCGCGTTCGTAGCGGCAGCGAGCGGCTCGTGCTGTTCAACGGATGTCCGGCCGCGCGAAGCAGGCATGAGCAGACGCGACACCGACTCCGGAATATCAGCTTCTAAGCGCGCTGTGTCCAGCCAGCCAACTGGCAAACCAAGTCGCTCCGTGAAGCGGCTTGCTTCGGCACTATCCAGCCGTTTCTTGCCATATAACCGATGAGCCACGTTGGACCCGCTCATCGCCATAACTACACCCAGTCTTGCCTTCGATCCATTGCGAGCCGTCAGAACGTGGAGGTTAGCGCGTCGGATGTCTTCCACCCCGGCGCTCTCGCCTAATGCGAGCGCTTGCTGTTGGGTGGTTCCCGGAGATGCCCGCTGTTTCGAGCGCGAACCTTCTTGCTGCGTAGGAGGGGTGGGCGGTTTGGCCATCTGGGTTCGCCTGTTCCTGACGG is part of the Pirellulales bacterium genome and harbors:
- a CDS encoding ParA family protein; translation: MAHVGTLPMEDRRVTLREVADFADNLAPFSDNLREQILAPRPRKEAPIYTISELAEMCNLTRQQIQYLATKADSGLPTGTLNGTGRSRTFTLAEARIWIKLASDIYQTRLEEGRESFRGKVLTTAQLKGGSAKTTTTVCLAQALTLFGRKVLLIDLDPQASASELCGLYAEKEITGEDTVLPYIYDQNVEGGLGARVQSTYWDGMDVIPGHTFLYGAEFLLPARQKTMQGYRFWSVLREGLEPLRAQYDYILIDTSPSLSYMNLNALLAADALVMPMIPENLDFISSLAFWRLFSDVAEDFLPYEEDKVYDFISVLLSRVDYGKTSSAPVVRQWAQSAYGRWLDPFEIPASSVMSGGALSFSTALDIVSTHSSAKSLQRVKQPMMQYAKWLDDMFVKTWKESAV
- a CDS encoding replication initiation protein, with the translated sequence MENQNLPVTPHQLALDIYEDMSGQGSSISDSTRDIGFLRNNIFTRVGGLGIAARRVLDAAYFLVAAKAPDELIDDKVYTFTAEINYFKWLMRYDSRNHSHLIAQMRAAAKARVEIMTAPSIEELTEKDAWGTISLLGDCYIDRNLVCVLLSGRVIKYLISPYKAHWLSLRASTAFSLSLSRAIYDRLIPCEGPGVTEWFAYEEVLEWPGKVGESRKEVKEFKKRFLEPAISQLNEVSDFDVSWEPNGDRLPPEKLRIRFRFTKKQGADAARAGIDDSMYLILHDEFAFGTQEFERIAQNRAEWTDERLMQAIEYTRHRITEGKVTSSPKGYLWKALIGNYRIGEADRKMALVQANLLENSRNEARSRSTAQAKLDANLEAQNEAAKAKIANEAKLGREFFEAADLGTQRELFHSFVRGLMPQRLIEKQGLKREKLNPQNILTEDRVVADSFCTHVFAKRKKMNASLSTRREISA